Proteins from a single region of Palaemon carinicauda isolate YSFRI2023 chromosome 1, ASM3689809v2, whole genome shotgun sequence:
- the LOC137659918 gene encoding uncharacterized protein: protein MKFCSTVQQVYFWRQGSFVFSHRITPEDVDPLHKKLSAIQNFATISAIKALAEFMVIITYYHWLLSDITIPLGHCNTSLKTKPKDLKRCPIQEAAFCRTKKSLSTAAALTFPVPHAPLLIFAFDHELLTVYLAIRYFRSFLKGKHFVKLMDQRS from the coding sequence ATGAAGTTTTGTAGTACAGTACAACAAGTATACTTTTGGCGCCAAGGAAGTTTTGTTTTTagccaccgcatcactcctgaagatgtCGACCCTCTCCATAAGAAATTATCAGCTATTCAGAACTTCGCCACGATCTCGGCCATCAAAGCACTGGCAGAATTCATGGTCATAATAACCTATTATCACTGGTTGCTGTCAGACATCACCATCCCTCTTGGCCACTGCAACACTTCACTCAAGACCAAGCCAAAAGACCTTAAACGGTGCCCTattcaggaagcagccttctgcagaACTAAGAAGTCCctgtcaactgctgctgctctcacttttcccgtgccacatgcccctctccttatcTTTGCCTTTGACCATGAATTGTTGACGGTGTATTTGGCTATCCGTTACTTTCGCTCTTTCTTAAAAGGTAAGCACTTCGTCAAACTCATGGATCAAAGGTCCTAG